Proteins encoded by one window of Rhodamnia argentea isolate NSW1041297 chromosome 6, ASM2092103v1, whole genome shotgun sequence:
- the LOC115744781 gene encoding uncharacterized protein LOC115744781 isoform X1: MDLWSRARSFAEEAAKRSQELTKEAAKRSQELTIGSSRLSDIVSETAKRSREIAAEASKRADQIKLEAIKRADRLKSLAEGSGALAGTGSATGARKEEEEVEVALDPEKLGVTDELREFVKEINVTTFRDFPLPDDSEMSDVPTVSNVRQDLTEFQEKHAKLVLSSVKEISTLRYELCPRIMKERKFWRIYFILVNSHVAPYERQYMEDVRQKASEEVKEPPNAGVATEAETKEPNNPSKLGKTSTSTEQDLDVFLLGDLGDDDEGPDDGDAGFDDDFDKIIDSSDDEKKKE; this comes from the exons ATGGATTTGTGGAGCCGAGCTCGGAGCTTCGCGGAGGAGGCCGCCAAACGGTCTCAGGAGCTGACCAAGGAAGCCGCGAAGCGATCCCAGGAGCTCACCATCGGCTCCTCGAGGCTCTCCGACATCGTGTCCGAGACGGCGAAGAGGTCCAGGGAGATCGCCGCCGAGGCGTCGAAGCGAGCCGACCAGATCAAGCTCGAGGCCATCAAGCGAGCCGATCGGCTCAAGTCGCTGGCCGAGGGCTCCGGCGCGCTCGCCGGGACGGGGTCTGCCACGGGGGCgcggaaggaggaggaggaggtggaggtggcgTTGGATCCGGAGAAGCTCGGAGTCACTGATGAATTGAGAGAGTTCGTCAAGGAAATCAACGTCACCACCTTCCGGGATTTTCCCCTGCCAG ATGATTCTGAGATGTCAGACGTTCCTACAGTCTCAAATGTAAGGCAGGACCTTACGGAGTTTCAAGAAAAGCATGCCAAGCTTGTTCTTTCATCTGTAAAG GAAATCTCGACTTTGAGATATGAGTTGTGCCCACGGATTATGAAAGAACGGAAGTTTTGGAGAATATATTTCATACTAGTCAATAGCCATGTTGCGCC CTATGAGAGGCAATACATGGAGGATGTTAGACAAAAAGCATCAGAAGAAGTTAAAGAACCTCCAAATGCAGGAGTAGCAACTGAAGCAGAGACAAAGGAACCAAATAATCCGAGTAAGCTAGGCAAGACTTCCACCTCAACAGAGCAAGACTTGGATGTCTTCCTTTTGGGAGATCTTGGAGATGATGATGAGGGACCAG ATGATGGAGATGCAGGCTTTGATGATGATTTTGACAAAATCATTGATAGTTCG GAtgacgagaaaaagaaagagtag
- the LOC115744781 gene encoding uncharacterized protein LOC115744781 isoform X2, whose translation MDLWSRARSFAEEAAKRSQELTKEAAKRSQELTIGSSRLSDIVSETAKRSREIAAEASKRADQIKLEAIKRADRLKSLAEGSGALAGTGSATGARKEEEEVEVALDPEKLGVTDELREFVKEINVTTFRDFPLPDDSEMSDVPTVSNVRQDLTEFQEKHAKLVLSSVKEISTLRYELCPRIMKERKFWRIYFILVNSHVAPYERQYMEDVRQKASEEVKEPPNAGVATEAETKEPNNPSKLGKTSTSTEQDLDVFLLGDLGDDDEGPG comes from the exons ATGGATTTGTGGAGCCGAGCTCGGAGCTTCGCGGAGGAGGCCGCCAAACGGTCTCAGGAGCTGACCAAGGAAGCCGCGAAGCGATCCCAGGAGCTCACCATCGGCTCCTCGAGGCTCTCCGACATCGTGTCCGAGACGGCGAAGAGGTCCAGGGAGATCGCCGCCGAGGCGTCGAAGCGAGCCGACCAGATCAAGCTCGAGGCCATCAAGCGAGCCGATCGGCTCAAGTCGCTGGCCGAGGGCTCCGGCGCGCTCGCCGGGACGGGGTCTGCCACGGGGGCgcggaaggaggaggaggaggtggaggtggcgTTGGATCCGGAGAAGCTCGGAGTCACTGATGAATTGAGAGAGTTCGTCAAGGAAATCAACGTCACCACCTTCCGGGATTTTCCCCTGCCAG ATGATTCTGAGATGTCAGACGTTCCTACAGTCTCAAATGTAAGGCAGGACCTTACGGAGTTTCAAGAAAAGCATGCCAAGCTTGTTCTTTCATCTGTAAAG GAAATCTCGACTTTGAGATATGAGTTGTGCCCACGGATTATGAAAGAACGGAAGTTTTGGAGAATATATTTCATACTAGTCAATAGCCATGTTGCGCC CTATGAGAGGCAATACATGGAGGATGTTAGACAAAAAGCATCAGAAGAAGTTAAAGAACCTCCAAATGCAGGAGTAGCAACTGAAGCAGAGACAAAGGAACCAAATAATCCGAGTAAGCTAGGCAAGACTTCCACCTCAACAGAGCAAGACTTGGATGTCTTCCTTTTGGGAGATCTTGGAGATGATGATGAGGGACCAG GAtga
- the LOC115745594 gene encoding dof zinc finger protein DOF5.4 → MQDIHSIAGGRMFGASAAAAVGDRRLRPHGGHHHQHGHHQNHQALKCPRCDSLNTKFCYYNNYNLSQPRHFCKSCRRYWTKGGVLRNVPVGGGCRKSKRSSKPKSSSAPPEPPAADEDPARERKSSSHSSSESSSLTATTTAVATEAVSAPSSVSDQSSLLNINDYKSMISQSMNADPSDSGYQHPAAEVGLFTDMGSFTSLITSSGDGPLPYGFSVVMTQQNQDQAQQNQWHRIAAGASAGAGAGDEMKMQEMGGAGGFIDQNVLLDLPTSTSQGNRPGSSGGGGGFGPLDWQPSGDQGLFDLPSAVDHAYWSQSHWSTDGDQDPPGLYLP, encoded by the coding sequence ATGCAAGATATTCACTCGATCGCGGGGGGGCGGATGTTCGGAGCCTCAGCCGCCGCTGCCGTCGGAGACCGGAGGCTGCGGCCGCACGGCGGGCATCACCACCAACACGGCCACCACCAGAACCACCAGGCGCTGAAGTGCCCCCGCTGCGACTCGCTCAACACCAAATTCTGCTACTACAACAACTACAACCTCTCCCAGCCCCGCCACTTTTGCAAGAGCTGCCGGAGGTACTGGACCAAGGGCGGCGTCCTCCGCAACGTCCCCGTCGGCGGCGGCTGCCGGAAGTCCAAGCGCTCCTCCAAGCCCAAGTCCTCGTCCGCACCCCCGGAGCCCCCGGCGGCGGATGAGGATCCCGCGAGGGAGCGGAAATCGAGCTCCCACTCCAGCAGCGAGAGCTCCAGCCTCACCGCGACGACCACCGCCGTCGCGACGGAAGCGGTTTCGGCGCCGTCTTCGGTGTCCGACCAGTCGAGCCTGCTGAACATCAACGACTACAAGTCGATGATCTCTCAGAGCATGAACGCAGACCCTAGCGACTCCGGCTACCAGCACCCGGCCGCGGAGGTTGGGCTGTTCACCGACATGGGAAGCTTCACGAGCCTGATCACTTCCTCGGGCGACGGTCCGTTGCCCTACGGGTTCAGCGTCGTGATGACCCAACAGAATCAGGACCAGGCCCAGCAGAACCAGTGGCACCGGATCGCCGCCGGCGCCAGCGCCGGCGCCGGCGCCGGCGACGAGATGAAGATGCAGGAGATGGGCGGCGCCGGTGGGTTCATAGACCAGAACGTGCTCTTGGATCTGCCCACGTCCACGTCGCAGGGGAACAGACCGGGAAGcagcggcggcggaggaggttTCGGGCCGCTGGATTGGCAACCGAGCGGCGATCAGGGCCTGTTCGATCTCCCCAGCGCCGTCGATCACGCTTACTGGAGTCAGAGTCACTGGAGTACGGACGGAGACCAAGACCCACCAGGCCTGTATCTCCCctag
- the LOC115740349 gene encoding uncharacterized protein LOC115740349 isoform X2 yields MPPIHGHIPGQTSATPNSSASYTAAAIEPDVPPDKNQRQECPGSLEFANAFEVESKLTLGSVMSETGTESGQILVTKQVCGDAYFSAASPIATPPRESDTAPYLRSISLRSKSNSSTTSSRSFSFPLLPFEWNGSPLKMAKADRTRSQEQRNRPWWTLFACCKPKFIGRCDPDDEIAHEIAK; encoded by the exons ATGCCGCCGATACACGGACAT ATTCCAGGCCAGACATCAGCAACGCCAAATTCTTCAGCATCATATACGGCGGCAGCAATCGAGCCCGATGTTCCTCCCGACAAAAACCAAAGACAAGAGTGTCCTGGGAGCTTGGAATTTGCAAATGCTTTTGAAGTGGAGAGTAAGCTGACGCTCGGAAGCGTGATGTCAGAAACCGGAACGGAATCAGGTCAAATACTCGTAACGAAACAGGTTTGCGGCGATGCCTATTTCTCTGCTGCTAGTCCAATCGCAACTCCTCCCAGGGAGTCAGATACGGCACCGTATTTGCGTAGCATCTCCCTCCGCTCGAAATCAAATAGCAGTACAACCAGCTCCAGGTCCTTTTCATTTCCATT ATTACCCTTCGAATGGAACGGCAGCCCACTAAAGATGGCAAAAGCCGACCGGACAAGATCGCAGGAGCAGCGGAACAGGCCGTGGTGGACACTCTTCGCCTGCTGCAAACCAAAGTTCATAGGCCGATGCGATCCGGACGATGAGATTGCTCACGAAATCGCGAAATAG
- the LOC115740349 gene encoding uncharacterized protein LOC115740349 isoform X3, with protein sequence MLILCPDATGLDINPGTDNLFSADQSLACQPQSSCRMRKLKEQGYEDMHPFVLDLESQRHGVLLHRSAGNRLGLVAFLQETSAPGERQPSHGKSEVRGCELDHNAISCILDSDAGSGSEVARHALWTETSSSYVLKSKAKQVLRQGTNRDTQSCTGCDGEESRCSCERRDPS encoded by the exons ATGCTGATTTTATGCCCG GATGCAACAG GTTTAGACATAAATCCCGGAACAGATAACTTATTTTCCGCCGACCAATCGCTAGCTTGTCAACCTCAAAGTTCTTGCAGGATGAGGAAGTTGAAGGAACAGGGCTACGAGGACATGCATCCCTTTGTTCTCGACTTAGAAAGCCAACGTCACGGGGTGCTCTTGCATCGTTCTGCCGGCAATAGACTCGGT CTAGTCGCATTCTTGCAAGAAACAAGCGCTCCTGGTGAGCGACAACCTTCTCACGGGAAGAGCGAGGTGCGAGGTTGTGAACTCGACCACAACGCCATTTCATGCATACTTGACTCAGATGCGGGCAGCGGGAGCGAAGTGGCTAGACATGCTCTATGGACAGAGACTTCTAGTTCGTATGTCTTAAAATCCAAGGCAAAGCAAGTGCTCCGCCAAGGAACGAACAGAGATACGCAGTCCTGCACAGGTTGCGACGGAGAAGAAAGCAGATGTTCCTGCGAAAGACGAGATCCCAGCTGA
- the LOC115740349 gene encoding uncharacterized protein LOC115740349 isoform X1, translating into MDNRCRRDSHADFMPGCKAGRLGLSSVSHPQDATGLDINPGTDNLFSADQSLACQPQSSCRMRKLKEQGYEDMHPFVLDLESQRHGVLLHRSAGNRLGLVAFLQETSAPGERQPSHGKSEVRGCELDHNAISCILDSDAGSGSEVARHALWTETSSSYVLKSKAKQVLRQGTNRDTQSCTGCDGEESRCSCERRDPS; encoded by the exons ATGGACAACAGATGCCGAAGGGATTCTCATGCTGATTTTATGCCCG GTTGCAAAGCGGGTAGGCTTGGCCTGAGTTCCGTTTCGCATCCTCAGGATGCAACAG GTTTAGACATAAATCCCGGAACAGATAACTTATTTTCCGCCGACCAATCGCTAGCTTGTCAACCTCAAAGTTCTTGCAGGATGAGGAAGTTGAAGGAACAGGGCTACGAGGACATGCATCCCTTTGTTCTCGACTTAGAAAGCCAACGTCACGGGGTGCTCTTGCATCGTTCTGCCGGCAATAGACTCGGT CTAGTCGCATTCTTGCAAGAAACAAGCGCTCCTGGTGAGCGACAACCTTCTCACGGGAAGAGCGAGGTGCGAGGTTGTGAACTCGACCACAACGCCATTTCATGCATACTTGACTCAGATGCGGGCAGCGGGAGCGAAGTGGCTAGACATGCTCTATGGACAGAGACTTCTAGTTCGTATGTCTTAAAATCCAAGGCAAAGCAAGTGCTCCGCCAAGGAACGAACAGAGATACGCAGTCCTGCACAGGTTGCGACGGAGAAGAAAGCAGATGTTCCTGCGAAAGACGAGATCCCAGCTGA